Below is a window of Shinella sp. PSBB067 DNA.
CGTTCGATCTGTCCGACGTTCCCCCGCTCGGCCGCCAGGCGCTGCTGCTGGCGACGGTCGAGGGCTTTTCGGTCGAGCAGACGGCCGACATCCTGGAAGCAGAAGAAACCGCCATCCGCACGCTGCTCGACGCCGCCTTCGCGGAAATCGCCGCGCAGGCCGAGACGGGCATCATGATCATCGAGGACGAACCGCTGATCGCGCTCGACCTTGCCCATATGGTCAGCGGCATGGGCCACCGGGTCACCGGCATCGCCCGCACGCAGGCAGAAGCCGAGACGCTGTGGAGCGATAGCCGCCCCGGCCTCGTGCTCGCCGACGTCAAGCTCGCGGACGGTTCCTCCGGCATCGACGCCGTCAACACGATCCTCTCGCGCACGACCATTCCCGTGATCTTCATTACCGCCTACCCGGAAAAACTCCTGACGGGCGAGCGGCCGGAACCGGCCTTCCTCGTCTCCAAGCCTTTCAACCCCGAACAGGTGAAGGTGCTGATCAACCAGGCCCTTCTCTTTACGCCGCAGACCCGCGCAGCGGCCTGATCTCGCTCCCGGATAGCCGCAGCGGCGGCGCGGCTGGCGGCGGTGGGACGGCACGCCCACCGCCGTCTTTGCTTGTCCACCTGATATTGCCGATATTGCCGGGTCCACAAAGAGAAACAGCCAGCGCCGGGGAGGCACTGGCTGCTTGAGTATCCACGGACCGGAGGGGGACACGGTGTCGTGGTCGATCACCGGTCGAGGGCCTCGCATCTGGGGGATATGCGCAGACCGGTGACGAGCTAAAAACACGCCGCACGCCATTTGGTTCCACCGGCCGAGGATTTTTTTTGCAATCGTCAATCGATCGCTTCAAGCTCCGCCCGGTGGCGATAGAGCGCGAGGAACCGGCGATAGTCCCGGTCGTAGCCGGCCTTGCGGCGCGCATCGGGCAGGAATGCGGTGCCCCCGGGATACATGCCCGCGCCCGCAGCCGGCAGGTCCGGGTAGAGGCCGCCGGCGACGGCAGCGGCAATGGCGGTTCCGAGCAGCACCGCATCGCCGGTATCCGGCACCACGACGCGGCGACCCGTGACGTCGCGGTAAAGCTCCATCAGCAGCGGATTGCGCACATGGCCGCCGGCGACGTGAAGCGTATCGAGCGCATATCCGCTTTCGCCGAGCTTTTCGAGGATGTGGCGGATACCGAGCGCGATGGCCACCGAGGTTCGCCAATAGAGCCGGCAGAGCCCGTCAAAGGACGCATCGAGCGCCAGCCCGCTGATCACGCCGAGGGCGTGCGGGTCGGCGAGCGGCGAGCGGTTGCCGTGGAAGTCCGGCAGCACATGCAGCCGCGCGGCGAAATCCTCGCCTTCCTCGACCCGCATCTCGCCGATGCGCGCGGCGATGCGCGCATGGTGCTCCGCGGACGGTTCGCCGCCGGCGCCATGCGTGCGCACGACATGGTCGAGCAGGGCGCCCGCCGCGGATTGCCCGCCCTCCACCAGCCACCATCCCGGCAGCACCGCCTCGTAATACGGCCCCCACATGCCGAAGCCGAACTTCCTGTCGCGCGAGAAGGCGACGATGCAGCTCGACGTGCCGCCGATCAGCGCAAGCTGCCGCTCCAGCGTCTCCGGCTCGGCCGCGAAGGAGCCGAGCACGCCGAGCGCACCGGCATAGGCGTCGATGAGGCCTGCCGCGACCACGCAGCCCGTATCGAGGCCAAGGTCGAGTGCCGCCTCCGCGGTCAGCCGCCCGACGGCATCGCCGACCGCGAGGGTCGTCTCCGGCAGCGAGCCCCGCTCGCGCACGTCCTCGAGCCCCAGCGCCTTCAGGAAGCTCTCGCTCCAGGGCTTCTCGTCATGGGAGAGATAGTTCCACTTGGCCGCCATCGTGCAGCGCGAGCGGGCGTTCGAGCCCGTCGCGCGCCAGGTGACGAAGTCGGCGAGATCGAAGAAATAGCCGGCCTTCGCCCATTGCTCCGGCCGGTGCCGCTTGAGCCACATGAGCTTCGGCATCTCCATTTCCGGCGACATGACCCGGCCGGAATGGGCGAGCACCGGATGCTCCGTCGCCGTGCAGACATCGGCTTCCTTCAGCGCACGATGATCGAGCCAGACGATCGTATCCCAGCGCGCCTCCTCGCCGCCGGACACGGCAAGGGGCTTTCCCGCCATGTCCCGCACGACCAGCGAGCACGTCGCGTCGATGCCGAGCGAGGCGACCCGCGCGGCGCTCGCGCCAGCGGCAGCGCAGGCGGCCCTGACCGCCACGCAGACGGCGCGCCAGATCTCCTCGGAATCGTGTTCGGCATGGTCCGCGCTCGGCCGGCGCATGGCGATCGGATGCTCGGAACGCCCGAGCAGCGCACCGCTCCGGTCGAACACACCGGCACGGGCACTGCCGGTGCCGATGTCCACCGCAACGATCAGATCGCGCATCAATGCTCTTTCCCGTCGACCTTTTCTTTGCGGACAAACTGTAACAATTCCCGCATGTCGTCAAACAGGGCGTCGGGTTCGAGGGCCAGCAAGGTTTGTCGGTGCTGCGGCGTGCGCGCATGGGAGCCGCCGGTGAAGGCGACGACCCGCATGCCCGCGGATTTCGCCGCCACGATGCCGGCCGGGCTGTCCTCCACCACGACGCAGCGCGCCGGCTCCACGCCCATCACCGCACTGGCATGCAGGAAGAGATCGGGCGCCGGCTTGCCGTGCGCGACCATGCTGGCGCTGAAGATGTTCGGCTCGAAACGATCGATGAGGCCGGTGACGGAAAGCGACAGCCGGATGCGCTCCGGCTGGCTGGACGAGGCGACGCAATGGGCGATGCCGAGCCCGTCGACAGTCTCGGCGATGCCCTCTATCGGCTGCAATTCGGCGCGGAACCGCTCGTAGAGCACCCTGCGCATCGCATCCAGGAAGGCCGCGTCTATGGCAAGGCCGTATTCGTCATGCAGGATTTCCGACATGCTCTGCAGGCTGCGGCCGAGAAAGCGGTCATGCGCTTCCGCCTCGCTCATCGCCACGCCCGCGGCCGCAAGCGCCTCGACGAGGACGGTGATCGAGATCGGCTCGCTGTCGACGAGCACGCCGTCGCAATCGAAGATGACCAGTTCTGTCGCTTTGGCGGCCATGGCGTTCCGTTCCGTTTTCAGGCCCCCGTTGGTACTGGCTGGCCATCGCGAAGAAAAGCCCCGCCTGCACGGTCTCCTCAGTTTGCGAGCCGGTCTTCCAGGTAGCGCTTGAGCGTCGCGCGCGCTCCGAACTGCTGGAGGGATGCAAGGGCGTTGGCAAAGCGCGCGCGGAAGAGGTCCGACGCGGCGACCGTGCCGAAGATGTCCTTGAGTTCGAGGAAGGCGAAGGGATCGCTCGTCGCGGCCTTGGCGGCCGCATGGATGCGGTCGATATTGGGGTCGTTGAAAGTGATGGTCTTGCCGCTGTCCGACGTGCCGGCGAGATAATGGCACCAGAGCGCCGAGACCAGCGACAGGCCGATGACGTCCTCGCCGCGCGAAAGCCGGTCGGCGGTGGACGGCAGGATGAACTTCGGCTGGCGGTTGGAGCCGTCCTGGGCAAGCCGCGGGATCGTGTCGCCGATCTTCGGGTTGAGGAAGCGGTGCTCGATCAGCGCGAAATAGTCGTTGAGGTCGGTGTCCGGCACGGGCGGGATGACGGGGATGATCTCCTCGCGCTCCAGCTTGGCGAGGAAGGCGCGGATGTCCGCATCCTCCATCGCCTCGTGCACGAAATGGATGTCGAGCAGCGCCGCCGGATAGGCGATGGCCGCATGGCCGCCGTTGAGGATGCGGATCTTCATATGCTCGTAGGGCGCGACGTCCGGCACGAACTGCACGCCGGCCTTTTCCAGCGCCGGGCGGCCTTGCGGGAAATGATCCTCCAGCACCCATTGCTTGAATTCCTCGCAGAAGACCGGCCAGGCGTCGTCGATGCCGTAGTCGGCGGCGGCGATGCCGATCTCGCGCGGCCCGGTGGCGGGCGTGATCCGGTCGACCATGCCGTTCGGGAAGGCGACATTGGCGTCGATCCAGTCGGCGAGCGCCGGATCGGAAAGGCGCGCAAGGCCGGAGACGGCGGCATGCGTCACCTCGCCATTGCCGGGAATGTTGTCGCAGGACATGACGGTATAGGGCGTAATGCCCTTCTCCCGGCGTACCTTGAGCCCGGCAAGGATGAGGCCGAAGACGGTCTTCGGGTTGCCCGGATCGGCGGCGTCGGCGGCAATCGCCGGATGGGTCGGATCGAAGACGCCGGAGGCCGGATTGATGAAATAGCCGCCCTCGGTGATGGTCAGCGAGACGATGCGGATCGCCGGGTCCGAGAGCTGGGCGATGGTCGCCGCCGCATTGCCGGGGGCGAGATAGTCGATCATCGCGCCCGTGACGCGCGCGCCGGAACGATTGTTGTCCTGCTCGACCACGGTCGTCAGGAAATCTTGGCCCGCGAGCTTGTCGCGCATCGCCGCATCCGAGGGCAGCACGCCAGCACCGATGATCGCCCAGTCATGGTCGAGGCCGAGATTGAAAAGGTCGTCGAGATAGACCGCCTGGTGCGCCCGGTGGAAATTGCCGACGCCGAAATGGACGATGCCGGCCGCAAGGCTGCCGCGCTCATAGGCGGGCACGCTTGCCGTCCCGGCGATTTCCTTGAGGTTGGCGAGCGACAGTTTCGTGGTCATGGTCCAGTCCTTCCGGTCTATCCGGTCTTTTCTCGTGCGGGTCCGCGTGGATAGCGCGGGCTCAGCTCATCCAGTTGCCGCCATCGACATTGTAGGTCTGGGCGACGACGTAGTTGCTCTCCTGCGAGGCCAGGAAGATCGCCATGCCGGTGAGGTCGTCCGCCGTCCCCATGCGGCCGAAGGGCACTTCGGCGCCGACGAGGCGCTTCTTCTCGCCGAGCGGCCGGTTCTCGTATTTCGCAAAGAGCGCGTCGACGCCGTCCCAGTGCTCGCCGTCGACCACGCCGGGGGCGATGGCATTGACGTTGATGCCGTGCCTGATGAGGTTCAGCCCGGCCGACTGGGTGAGGCTGATCACCGCGGCCTTGGTGGCGCAGTAGATGGCGACGAGCGCCTCGCCGCGCCGTCCGGCCTGGCTCGCCATGTTGATGATCTTGCCGCCGCGGCCCTGTGCGATCATCTGTTTCGCCGCCGCCTGCAGCGTGAAAAGCGTGCCGGCGACATTGATCGAGAACAGCCTGTCATAGCTCTCCCGCGTGATCTCGACGATCGGCGCGAGGTCGAAGAGCGCGGCGTTGTTGACGAGGATGTCGAGCCCGCCGGCCTCCTTCACGCAGGTCCCGATCGCCGCATCGATGGATTCCTGCCGCGTCACGTCCATCTGGAACGCATAGGCCGCGGGACCGATCTCGCTGGCGGTCGCCTGCGCCCGCTCGATATTGATGTCGGCGATGGCGACCCGGGCGCCCTCGCGCACATAGGCCTCCGCAAAGGCCCGGCCGATGCCGCGCGCCGATCCCGTGATGAGCGCGCTCTTGCCTTCCAGTCTGTTCATCGGATTGCCATTCCCTTGTCGTCGAAGCGATGGATGCGGGTGTCGTCGGGCGTCAGGTAGACCGTATCGCCGTGGGTGACGCCGAAGTCGCCGCCGGCGCGCACCGTCATCATGCCGATGCCCTCGACATTGACGTGCAGGAACGTATCGGAGCCGAGGTGCTCGGCGACGCCGACGAGGCCCTTCCAGGTGCCGCTCTCCCTGGAGAGCTTCAGGTGCTCCGGACGGACGCCGACGGTCGGCGCATTCCAGGGCCTTGCCGCCTCGCCCGTGACGAAGTTCATGCGCGGCGAGCCGATGAAGCCGGCGACGAAGAGGTTGTCCGGCTTGTTGTAGAGGTCGAGCGGGGAGCCGACCTGCTCGATATTGCCGGCATTCAGCACCACGATCTTGTCGGCCATGGTCATGGCCTCCACCTGGTCGTGGGTGACGTAGATCATGGTGGTCTTCAGCTGGTGGTGCAGCTCGCTGATTTCGAGCCGCATCGTGCCGCGTAGCGCCGCGTCGAGGTTGGACAGCGGCTCGTCGAATAAAAAGGCCGACGGTTCGCGCACGATGGCGCGGCCGATGGCCACGCGCTGGCGCTGACCGCCGGAAAGTTGACCCGGCCGCCGCTCCAGGTAGTTGGTGAGGTTCAGCACGCGTGCTGCTTCCGTCACCTTCTTGTCGATGATGGCAGGATCGGTCTTCGCCATCTTCAGCGGGAAGGCGATGTTGTTCTTCACCGTCATGTGCGGATAGAGCGCATAGGACTGGAACACCATGGCGAGCCCGCGCTTGGCGGGAGCGGCGGCGGTCACGTCCTTGCCGTCGATCTCGATGGTGCCGCTCGTGGTATCCTCAAGGCCCGCGATGAGGCGCAGCAGCGTGGACTTGCCGCAGCCCGACGGGCCGACGAAGACGACGAACTCGCCGTCCTCGATGGTGAGGTCGATGCCCGGGATGACCTGCGTGGCGCCGAAGGCCTTGTTGACTTTCTTGAGAATGATCTTGCCCATGGGTTTCCTCCCCGATCTCTGGTCGTCTTACTTCACGGCGCCGAAGGTCAGGCCGCGGACAAGCTGTTTCTGGCTGAACCATCCCATGATGAGGATGGGCGCGATGGCGAGCGTGGAGGCTGCCGAGAGTTTGGCCCAGAACAGGCCCTGCGGGCTCGAGAACGAGGCGATGAAGGCCGTCAGCGGCGCGGCGTTCGTCGTCGTCAGGCGGATCGTCCAGAAGGATTCGTTCCAGGCGAGGATGATGTTGAGCAGCAGCGTCGAGGCGATGCCGGGCACCGCCATCGGCGTCAGCACGTAGACGATCTCCTGCAGAAGGCCGGCGCCGTCCATGCGGGCCGCCTCGAGGATCTCGCCGGGGATTTCCCGGAAGTAGGTGTAGAGCATCCACACGACGATCGGCAGGTTGATCAGCGTCAGCATGACGGTGAGGCCGAGGCGCGTATCGAGAAGGCCGGTGTCGCGGAAGATGAGGTAGATCGGCACCAGAACGGCGACGGCCGGCATCATCTTGGTCGAG
It encodes the following:
- a CDS encoding response regulator; amino-acid sequence: MPISDRIGPHLPALRRYARALTGTQSSGDAYVAATLETILIDPVTMLECDDDKARLFGLLSRIISSLPLSMSGGAGAIVPGAEAPFDLSDVPPLGRQALLLATVEGFSVEQTADILEAEETAIRTLLDAAFAEIAAQAETGIMIIEDEPLIALDLAHMVSGMGHRVTGIARTQAEAETLWSDSRPGLVLADVKLADGSSGIDAVNTILSRTTIPVIFITAYPEKLLTGERPEPAFLVSKPFNPEQVKVLINQALLFTPQTRAAA
- a CDS encoding FGGY-family carbohydrate kinase, whose translation is MRDLIVAVDIGTGSARAGVFDRSGALLGRSEHPIAMRRPSADHAEHDSEEIWRAVCVAVRAACAAAGASAARVASLGIDATCSLVVRDMAGKPLAVSGGEEARWDTIVWLDHRALKEADVCTATEHPVLAHSGRVMSPEMEMPKLMWLKRHRPEQWAKAGYFFDLADFVTWRATGSNARSRCTMAAKWNYLSHDEKPWSESFLKALGLEDVRERGSLPETTLAVGDAVGRLTAEAALDLGLDTGCVVAAGLIDAYAGALGVLGSFAAEPETLERQLALIGGTSSCIVAFSRDRKFGFGMWGPYYEAVLPGWWLVEGGQSAAGALLDHVVRTHGAGGEPSAEHHARIAARIGEMRVEEGEDFAARLHVLPDFHGNRSPLADPHALGVISGLALDASFDGLCRLYWRTSVAIALGIRHILEKLGESGYALDTLHVAGGHVRNPLLMELYRDVTGRRVVVPDTGDAVLLGTAIAAAVAGGLYPDLPAAGAGMYPGGTAFLPDARRKAGYDRDYRRFLALYRHRAELEAID
- a CDS encoding HAD family phosphatase, with amino-acid sequence MAAKATELVIFDCDGVLVDSEPISITVLVEALAAAGVAMSEAEAHDRFLGRSLQSMSEILHDEYGLAIDAAFLDAMRRVLYERFRAELQPIEGIAETVDGLGIAHCVASSSQPERIRLSLSVTGLIDRFEPNIFSASMVAHGKPAPDLFLHASAVMGVEPARCVVVEDSPAGIVAAKSAGMRVVAFTGGSHARTPQHRQTLLALEPDALFDDMRELLQFVRKEKVDGKEH
- a CDS encoding mannitol dehydrogenase family protein, which gives rise to MTTKLSLANLKEIAGTASVPAYERGSLAAGIVHFGVGNFHRAHQAVYLDDLFNLGLDHDWAIIGAGVLPSDAAMRDKLAGQDFLTTVVEQDNNRSGARVTGAMIDYLAPGNAAATIAQLSDPAIRIVSLTITEGGYFINPASGVFDPTHPAIAADAADPGNPKTVFGLILAGLKVRREKGITPYTVMSCDNIPGNGEVTHAAVSGLARLSDPALADWIDANVAFPNGMVDRITPATGPREIGIAAADYGIDDAWPVFCEEFKQWVLEDHFPQGRPALEKAGVQFVPDVAPYEHMKIRILNGGHAAIAYPAALLDIHFVHEAMEDADIRAFLAKLEREEIIPVIPPVPDTDLNDYFALIEHRFLNPKIGDTIPRLAQDGSNRQPKFILPSTADRLSRGEDVIGLSLVSALWCHYLAGTSDSGKTITFNDPNIDRIHAAAKAATSDPFAFLELKDIFGTVAASDLFRARFANALASLQQFGARATLKRYLEDRLAN
- a CDS encoding L-iditol 2-dehydrogenase, whose product is MNRLEGKSALITGSARGIGRAFAEAYVREGARVAIADINIERAQATASEIGPAAYAFQMDVTRQESIDAAIGTCVKEAGGLDILVNNAALFDLAPIVEITRESYDRLFSINVAGTLFTLQAAAKQMIAQGRGGKIINMASQAGRRGEALVAIYCATKAAVISLTQSAGLNLIRHGINVNAIAPGVVDGEHWDGVDALFAKYENRPLGEKKRLVGAEVPFGRMGTADDLTGMAIFLASQESNYVVAQTYNVDGGNWMS
- a CDS encoding ABC transporter ATP-binding protein, with product MGKIILKKVNKAFGATQVIPGIDLTIEDGEFVVFVGPSGCGKSTLLRLIAGLEDTTSGTIEIDGKDVTAAAPAKRGLAMVFQSYALYPHMTVKNNIAFPLKMAKTDPAIIDKKVTEAARVLNLTNYLERRPGQLSGGQRQRVAIGRAIVREPSAFLFDEPLSNLDAALRGTMRLEISELHHQLKTTMIYVTHDQVEAMTMADKIVVLNAGNIEQVGSPLDLYNKPDNLFVAGFIGSPRMNFVTGEAARPWNAPTVGVRPEHLKLSRESGTWKGLVGVAEHLGSDTFLHVNVEGIGMMTVRAGGDFGVTHGDTVYLTPDDTRIHRFDDKGMAIR
- a CDS encoding carbohydrate ABC transporter permease, with amino-acid sequence MARAVSTRHKVLATTAAWIVALIIFFPILYTIITSLKTEPEAIKGFSLIPSFTLESYVTVQTQRDYFKPFMNSVVLSVGSTLLALAIAIPAAWSMAFSPTRRTKDILMWMLSTKMMPAVAVLVPIYLIFRDTGLLDTRLGLTVMLTLINLPIVVWMLYTYFREIPGEILEAARMDGAGLLQEIVYVLTPMAVPGIASTLLLNIILAWNESFWTIRLTTTNAAPLTAFIASFSSPQGLFWAKLSAASTLAIAPILIMGWFSQKQLVRGLTFGAVK